In a single window of the Acetivibrio clariflavus DSM 19732 genome:
- the yhbH gene encoding sporulation protein YhbH: MAIFREFVNNGKDRSAEDRRRHRELVEEAIKKNIGNIIAEESIIGQSKDKKIKIPIKGIKEYQFIYGNNGTFAGSGDGSEKRGDRIGQDKTGKNGNGEGQAGNQEGEDIYETEVTIEELINYLFEDLNLPDIDRKKMAEIESVKSFKNLGYQRKGIPPRLAKRRSVIEKIKRKQAFLRTQKEIGVEDEPDENIVTGDIEQERKRFPFMEDDLRYRRVREDHKKDFNAVVICIMDVSGSMDQTKKYLARSFYFLLYQFVRLKYSNVEVAFIAHTTSAKEVNEDEFFHKGESGGTYISSGYEKALEIIEQRYNPASWNIYAFHCSDGDNWSEDNKKAVEYAQKLCEVCNLFGYGEIVPGYYSSSSTIKSEFQKNINNKNFAVITMTKKEDILPGLKKLLDKEGE, translated from the coding sequence ATGGCTATTTTCAGAGAGTTTGTCAATAACGGAAAGGACCGGTCGGCCGAAGACAGACGGCGGCATAGGGAATTGGTTGAGGAAGCTATAAAAAAGAATATTGGAAATATAATCGCTGAAGAGAGTATTATTGGCCAGAGCAAAGATAAGAAGATAAAGATACCAATTAAAGGAATTAAGGAATATCAGTTTATCTATGGAAATAATGGTACTTTTGCCGGTTCAGGAGATGGCAGCGAAAAAAGGGGAGACAGAATAGGTCAGGATAAAACAGGAAAAAACGGCAATGGTGAAGGGCAGGCCGGAAATCAGGAAGGAGAAGACATTTACGAGACTGAGGTAACCATTGAAGAATTGATTAATTATCTTTTTGAAGACCTGAACCTTCCGGACATTGACAGAAAGAAAATGGCTGAGATAGAATCGGTAAAAAGTTTTAAAAACTTGGGTTATCAACGGAAGGGTATACCTCCGAGGCTGGCAAAGAGACGCTCGGTCATAGAAAAGATAAAGAGAAAGCAGGCATTTTTGCGTACTCAAAAGGAAATAGGCGTCGAAGATGAACCGGATGAAAATATTGTAACCGGTGATATCGAACAGGAAAGAAAGAGATTTCCTTTTATGGAAGATGATTTGAGGTACAGAAGAGTCCGGGAGGACCACAAAAAGGACTTCAATGCAGTGGTTATTTGCATTATGGACGTTTCCGGGTCAATGGACCAGACCAAGAAATATCTGGCGAGAAGTTTTTATTTCCTTCTCTACCAGTTTGTAAGACTTAAGTATTCCAATGTTGAAGTTGCGTTTATTGCCCATACCACTTCCGCAAAGGAAGTGAATGAAGATGAATTCTTTCACAAGGGTGAATCGGGCGGAACCTATATCAGCAGCGGTTATGAAAAGGCCCTCGAAATAATTGAACAAAGATATAACCCTGCAAGCTGGAATATTTACGCTTTTCACTGCAGTGATGGGGATAATTGGTCCGAGGATAATAAAAAAGCAGTGGAATACGCTCAGAAGCTGTGTGAAGTATGTAATTTATTCGGATACGGTGAAATTGTTCCGGGCTATTACTCTTCATCCAGCACAATAAAAAGCGAATTCCAGAAGAATATAAATAACAAGAATTTTGCTGTTATTACAATGACAAAAAAGGAAGACATCTTGCCCGGTCTGAAAAAACTTCTTGATAAAGAAGGAGAATAA
- a CDS encoding purine-nucleoside phosphorylase — translation MYNYEDLKKTARYIESKLNCQPKIAIVLGSGLGPLVDDITNSIEIDYKDIPGFPVSTVEGHAGKLVCGEISGKSIIAMKGRFHYYEGYDVSQVVIPIRIFKLLGIDQLLVTNAAGGINKSFKPGDLMIIRDHISFFAPSPLRGKNFDEFGVRFPDMSEAYSKDLRELLKKASEEVGIKMQEGVYAFTKGPMYETPSEIKALSILGADAVGMSTVPEVITARHAGMKVMGISCITNMAAGILDQPLNHEEVMQTAKQAEKNFTSVVKKVIEIWPI, via the coding sequence ATGTACAATTATGAAGATTTGAAAAAAACTGCCCGATATATTGAAAGTAAATTAAATTGTCAACCGAAAATTGCAATTGTTTTAGGTTCGGGGTTAGGTCCTCTTGTGGATGATATAACTAACAGCATTGAAATAGATTATAAGGATATACCCGGGTTTCCGGTGTCAACAGTGGAAGGACATGCCGGAAAGCTTGTGTGCGGAGAAATATCAGGGAAAAGCATAATTGCTATGAAAGGCCGTTTCCATTATTATGAAGGCTATGATGTATCACAAGTGGTTATACCCATAAGAATTTTTAAACTCCTTGGCATTGACCAGCTTCTTGTCACAAATGCGGCTGGCGGAATTAATAAATCCTTTAAGCCGGGGGATTTAATGATAATAAGGGACCACATAAGCTTTTTTGCACCTTCGCCTCTAAGAGGTAAAAACTTTGACGAATTCGGAGTCAGGTTTCCGGATATGAGTGAGGCTTACAGCAAAGACTTGAGGGAATTGCTTAAAAAAGCTTCCGAGGAAGTGGGTATAAAAATGCAGGAAGGTGTCTATGCTTTCACTAAAGGACCAATGTATGAAACGCCTTCCGAAATAAAGGCTTTAAGCATATTAGGTGCCGATGCGGTAGGAATGTCCACCGTACCGGAAGTAATAACTGCAAGGCATGCAGGGATGAAGGTTATGGGAATATCTTGCATTACTAACATGGCAGCCGGTATATTAGATCAGCCGCTGAACCATGAAGAAGTTATGCAAACCGCAAAGCAGGCTGAAAAGAATTTTACCAGTGTGGTGAAAAAAGTTATAGAAATATGGCCGATATAA
- a CDS encoding SpoVR family protein — protein sequence MADYSMRELQEWNDKIEEVAKKLGLDYYEQEFEICSYEDMIGYETYVGMPSHYPHWSFGKRYERTKTLHRYNLTGLPYEMVINSNPCLAYLMKDNTLLLQILTIAHVYGHNDFFKNNRLFKLGTRAENTVEMFKNHADRIREYIQDPGIGYEKVEKILNAAHAIKYQVSRTIGEKRISDEEKKKEVLRKLAKPKSEYSLLEPKRKEEEPLPDFRRIPFEPEEDMLWFIMNYGKLADWEKDILNIVREETLYFIPQIETKIMNEGWASFWHYTILNELNLPQGLHIEFLKRHNQVIRPLLGQLNPYYIGFKIFEDIKNKNNGDLKKIFEIREVERDQSFIRRYLTQELCEEMNLFEYVKLGSNYVITNVSDEEGWKAVRDTIANNVGMSGIPVIKVLEWVQTDNMLILEHDFDGRELDISYAYETLKHIVDLWNAKVMLVTKIDNKKKVISCDENKKITLGDA from the coding sequence ATGGCTGATTACAGCATGAGGGAATTACAGGAATGGAATGATAAAATCGAAGAAGTCGCTAAAAAACTTGGCCTTGATTATTATGAGCAGGAATTTGAGATTTGCAGTTATGAAGATATGATTGGTTATGAAACTTATGTGGGAATGCCGTCCCATTACCCTCATTGGAGTTTCGGAAAGCGTTATGAGAGAACTAAAACACTGCATAGATATAATTTGACAGGATTGCCTTATGAAATGGTTATAAACTCTAATCCTTGTCTTGCTTACCTGATGAAAGATAACACACTGCTTTTGCAGATACTGACAATAGCGCATGTTTACGGACACAATGATTTTTTTAAGAATAACAGGCTGTTTAAACTGGGTACACGGGCGGAAAACACCGTGGAAATGTTTAAGAATCATGCCGACAGGATAAGGGAATATATTCAGGACCCGGGTATCGGCTATGAAAAAGTCGAGAAAATTTTAAATGCCGCCCATGCCATTAAGTACCAGGTATCGAGGACAATTGGAGAGAAGAGAATATCTGATGAAGAGAAAAAGAAAGAGGTTTTGAGGAAACTGGCAAAGCCAAAGAGCGAATATAGTTTGCTGGAACCTAAGAGAAAAGAGGAGGAACCTCTTCCTGATTTTAGAAGAATTCCTTTTGAGCCTGAAGAGGATATGCTTTGGTTTATAATGAACTATGGAAAACTGGCAGATTGGGAGAAAGATATTTTAAATATTGTCAGAGAAGAGACCCTGTACTTTATACCGCAGATTGAGACCAAAATAATGAATGAAGGTTGGGCAAGTTTCTGGCATTATACAATACTAAACGAATTAAATCTTCCCCAGGGACTGCATATTGAGTTCTTAAAACGCCATAACCAGGTTATAAGGCCTCTTCTTGGCCAGTTAAATCCTTATTATATTGGCTTTAAAATTTTTGAAGATATTAAGAATAAAAACAACGGAGATTTGAAGAAGATATTTGAAATCCGGGAAGTTGAAAGGGACCAGTCGTTTATCAGAAGGTATCTGACTCAGGAACTGTGTGAAGAGATGAATCTTTTTGAATATGTAAAACTGGGAAGCAATTATGTAATAACAAATGTTTCTGACGAAGAGGGCTGGAAGGCAGTTCGTGATACAATAGCAAACAATGTTGGTATGTCCGGTATTCCGGTAATAAAGGTTTTGGAATGGGTACAGACCGACAACATGCTTATTCTGGAACATGACTTTGATGGCAGGGAATTAGATATAAGCTATGCCTATGAGACATTAAAGCATATAGTTGACTTATGGAATGCAAAAGTAATGCTGGTAACAAAAATTGACAATAAAAAGAAAGTAATATCCTGTGATGAGAACAAGAAAATTACTTTGGGCGACGCTTAA
- a CDS encoding amidohydrolase, translated as MNILIKNIDVVTCDESCKVVKNTNIAIKENTIYYIGTDEEKLREFKADNVIDGRNKLAMPGLINTHTHTAMTIMRNYGNDLPLEEWLFNKILPVEAKLTEEDIYWGTMLGIAEMIKTGTTTFTDMYYQMDTVAKVVEDTGMRANLCRNAFKFIGNEDEMVRNQIPVCVEYFKNWHNKANGRIKVYVEIHSVYLCDEVGLTESAKLAKELGTGIHIHLLETFKEREDGIKRYGMNPAEVCLKTGVFDVPVIAAHCVHLTDSDFDILKEKGVSVAHNPTSNLKLGSGIANVPLMLKKGINVALGTDGASSNNNLDMFEEMHIAALIHKGVNMQPTLVTAEEVLKMATVNGAKAIGFGNEVGQIKEGYKADIILIDMDKPHIVPVNDYISALVYCVQGSDVDTVIVDGNILMENRVLKTIDEEKVKSKVKEISKKILEK; from the coding sequence GTGAACATACTTATAAAAAACATAGATGTTGTCACTTGCGATGAAAGCTGTAAAGTTGTTAAAAATACCAATATAGCCATAAAAGAAAACACAATATATTATATTGGTACCGATGAGGAAAAACTTAGAGAATTTAAGGCAGACAATGTGATAGACGGCAGAAATAAGCTTGCAATGCCTGGACTTATAAATACCCATACCCACACTGCAATGACTATAATGCGAAATTATGGCAACGATCTGCCGTTGGAGGAGTGGCTGTTCAATAAAATTCTTCCTGTGGAAGCAAAGTTAACTGAGGAAGACATTTATTGGGGAACAATGCTTGGAATAGCAGAGATGATAAAGACCGGTACCACTACTTTTACCGATATGTATTATCAAATGGATACTGTTGCCAAAGTTGTTGAAGATACAGGAATGAGGGCAAATTTATGCAGAAATGCCTTTAAATTTATCGGTAATGAAGATGAAATGGTCAGAAACCAGATACCTGTATGCGTTGAATACTTTAAGAACTGGCATAACAAGGCTAACGGCAGAATCAAAGTGTATGTAGAGATTCATTCGGTTTATCTGTGTGATGAAGTAGGACTGACCGAATCGGCCAAGCTTGCAAAGGAACTCGGTACAGGTATTCATATTCACCTGCTTGAGACTTTTAAAGAACGGGAAGACGGCATCAAAAGATATGGTATGAATCCGGCGGAAGTATGCCTGAAAACCGGTGTGTTTGATGTTCCGGTAATAGCTGCCCATTGTGTCCATTTGACAGACAGTGATTTTGATATATTGAAAGAAAAAGGTGTAAGTGTTGCCCATAATCCTACCAGCAATTTAAAACTGGGCAGCGGTATAGCCAATGTGCCGTTAATGCTGAAAAAAGGCATAAATGTTGCATTGGGTACCGATGGTGCTTCCAGCAACAACAATCTCGATATGTTTGAGGAAATGCATATTGCAGCTTTGATACATAAAGGCGTGAATATGCAGCCAACTCTTGTTACTGCTGAGGAAGTCTTAAAAATGGCTACTGTAAACGGTGCGAAGGCAATCGGTTTTGGAAATGAAGTTGGACAAATCAAGGAAGGTTATAAGGCGGATATTATATTGATAGATATGGATAAACCGCATATAGTGCCTGTTAATGACTATATATCGGCTCTGGTATATTGTGTTCAAGGTTCCGATGTTGATACCGTTATTGTGGACGGTAATATACTTATGGAGAATAGAGTTTTAAAAACAATTGATGAGGAAAAGGTAAAAAGCAAGGTAAAAGAGATTTCCAAGAAAATCTTAGAGAAATAA
- a CDS encoding adenosylhomocysteinase, which produces MSSSIRDINLAESGKQKIEWVRKNMPILRSLEEEFSQTKPFSGVRVSISVHLEAKTAYMAKVFAAGGAEVSVTGSNPLSTQDDVAAALVKDGLNVYAWYGATKEEYQQHITQALGYKPNIIIDDGGDLVHLLHTSKTELIPHVMGGCEETTTGIIRLKAMERDGALKFPMIAVNNAYCKYLFDNRYGTGQSVWDGINRTTNLIVAGKDVVVIGYGWCGKGIAMRAKGLGASVIVCEVDAIKAAEAIMDGFKVMPMNEAAKYGDIFITVTGCNRVIHSDHYKVMKDGAILCNAGHFDVEICLPELEAMAVEKKEQRKNIMGYKMKDGRWINVLAEGRLVNLAAGDGHPAEIMDMSFALQTLSAEYMVKNYSKLGNKVIDVPEEIDRRVANMKLKSWGVQIDELTEEQKKYLNSWN; this is translated from the coding sequence ATGAGTAGTTCAATACGTGATATTAATTTGGCTGAATCGGGAAAGCAAAAAATCGAATGGGTAAGAAAAAATATGCCTATTTTAAGGAGTCTTGAGGAAGAGTTTTCACAAACCAAGCCCTTTTCCGGAGTGAGAGTTTCCATATCGGTACACCTTGAAGCAAAAACAGCATATATGGCAAAAGTTTTTGCAGCGGGCGGGGCAGAAGTTTCCGTGACCGGAAGCAATCCCCTTTCCACCCAGGATGATGTTGCTGCAGCTCTGGTAAAGGACGGACTTAATGTATATGCGTGGTATGGTGCTACTAAAGAAGAGTATCAGCAGCACATAACTCAGGCTCTTGGATACAAGCCCAATATTATAATCGATGACGGAGGAGACTTGGTTCACCTCTTACATACATCCAAAACTGAGTTGATTCCTCATGTTATGGGTGGCTGTGAAGAGACAACCACCGGTATTATAAGGCTAAAGGCCATGGAAAGGGATGGGGCTTTAAAGTTTCCTATGATAGCTGTAAACAATGCTTACTGCAAGTATCTTTTTGACAACCGGTACGGTACCGGCCAGTCGGTTTGGGACGGAATAAACAGAACCACAAACCTCATTGTGGCAGGTAAAGACGTGGTAGTTATAGGTTACGGATGGTGCGGAAAAGGTATTGCAATGAGAGCAAAAGGTTTGGGTGCCAGTGTTATCGTTTGTGAAGTTGATGCGATAAAAGCCGCTGAAGCAATAATGGACGGATTTAAGGTTATGCCTATGAATGAAGCGGCAAAATACGGCGATATATTCATTACCGTTACAGGATGCAACAGGGTAATTCACAGTGACCATTATAAAGTTATGAAAGACGGTGCCATTTTGTGTAATGCCGGACATTTTGATGTGGAAATCTGCCTGCCTGAACTTGAAGCCATGGCTGTGGAAAAGAAGGAACAGAGGAAGAATATTATGGGCTACAAGATGAAAGACGGAAGATGGATCAATGTTCTGGCAGAGGGAAGATTGGTAAATCTTGCAGCAGGAGACGGTCATCCGGCTGAAATAATGGATATGAGTTTTGCCCTTCAAACCTTGTCGGCAGAGTACATGGTGAAAAACTACAGTAAACTTGGAAACAAGGTTATCGATGTTCCTGAGGAGATTGACAGAAGAGTGGCAAATATGAAGCTTAAATCCTGGGGCGTACAAATTGATGAGCTGACAGAGGAACAGAAAAAGTATTTAAATAGCTGGAATTAA
- a CDS encoding PLP-dependent aminotransferase family protein, whose translation MRNYIYSKEQRKIASILNNYDTIFIEDDPYGELRFMGQDLPSMKAYLKDNVILLGSFSKIVSPAMRLGWVCAKREIIEKLIIAKQASDLHTNYFSQRVIHQYLVDNDVDNHIQKIKSLYKGKRDCMVSMIEKYFPPEVKATKPEGGMFLWVTLPEGFSSLELFDIASKENVVFVPGDPFYVNEKGTNTMRLNYTNSTEEKIEEGIKRLSVAIKKLMK comes from the coding sequence ATCAGGAATTACATATACAGCAAAGAACAGAGAAAAATTGCGAGTATATTAAATAATTACGACACAATTTTTATTGAAGATGATCCATACGGTGAATTAAGATTTATGGGACAGGATCTGCCATCGATGAAAGCTTATTTAAAAGATAATGTAATACTTCTTGGCTCTTTTTCCAAAATTGTCTCTCCAGCTATGCGTTTAGGGTGGGTATGTGCTAAACGTGAAATAATTGAGAAACTGATAATTGCGAAGCAAGCTTCAGACTTACATACCAATTATTTTTCTCAAAGGGTTATTCATCAGTATTTAGTGGACAATGATGTTGATAATCATATTCAGAAAATCAAAAGTTTATATAAAGGTAAAAGGGACTGCATGGTTTCAATGATAGAAAAATATTTTCCACCAGAGGTAAAAGCTACAAAACCGGAAGGAGGTATGTTCTTATGGGTAACGCTTCCTGAAGGGTTTTCATCATTAGAATTGTTTGATATTGCATCTAAAGAGAATGTTGTATTTGTACCGGGAGATCCATTCTATGTAAATGAGAAGGGAACAAATACAATGAGGCTTAATTATACAAATTCTACCGAAGAAAAAATAGAGGAAGGAATTAAAAGGTTATCGGTTGCTATTAAAAAACTTATGAAATAA